The stretch of DNA CGCGAATCGCCCTCGGGGCGGCTGATGCGGCCGCTGGCCAGATCCAGAATGCCCTCGAAAGTGCCGCCCATGCCCACCGGCCACGATTGCGGCGAAACGTCCAGCGCCAGCGCATCGGCCACCTCGTCGAGGATCTCGAAGACGCTGCGCCCCTCGCGGTCCACCTTGTTGACGAAGGTGATGATCGGCACATTGCGCATGCGACAGACCTCGAACAGCTTGCGGGTCTGCGGCTCGATGCCTTTGGCGGCGTCGATCACCATGATCGCCGAATCCACCGCCGTCAGCGTGCGATAGGTGTCTTCCGAGAAATCCTCGTGGCCCGGCGTGTCGAGCAGGTTGAAGGTGATATGCCCCAGCCCGTCGAAATCCCGCGCGAAGGTCATCACGCTGGAGGTAACCGAAATGCCGCGCTGCTGCTCGATCTTCATCCAGTCCGAGCGGGCGCGCCGCGCAGCCCCACGCGCCTTCACCTGCCCCGCCAGATGGATCGCGCCGCCGTTAAGCAGCAGCTTTTCGGTCAGCGTGGTCTTGCCCGCGTCAGGGTGGGAGATGATGGCGAAGGTGCGGCGGCTGGAACTCATGGAGCGCGCCTCTAGCGGTTGCCGGGCGGCGCGTCCACGGTGAATGGGCCAGAGAACGAGGGGCGACTATCCCGGCGAGAGACAGCCGCCTTTGCTCATGCCGGGCGGACCGTCACATCCAGACGATAAGTGCGCGACTGGCCGGGCTCGATGGTGACGACGCCGGGCTTCTGCGTGAAATCGCCCGCAAAGCCCAAAGGATCGGCATGGCCCTGCCACGGCTCGATGCAGAGGAAATGCGCGCCCGGCGCCTGCCACAGCCCCAGCGCCTGCGTATCGGGAAAGCTGACGTCCAGCCACGCGCCACCCTCGGCGCCATAGGACAGCGCATGGCTGTGCGGGTGATCCCAGATCACCGCATCCTGCTCGAACAGGTCAGGGGAAAGCGCCAGTTCGCGGCCCTTCACCGGGCTTGCCTGTTTTTCAGGCAACAGCTGGCCGAGCGCCTTGTCGACGCGGCGGATATCCTCGGGCTCATCCTTTGCAAAGACGATTCGATGGGCATCCTTGGCCGCCCCGCCCGGCAGCGGCCAGGCGAAGGCCGGGTGATAGCCGAAGCTGAAGGGCATCGGATGATCGTCCGCATTGGTGATGGTGGCGGCCATATGCAGCGTCTGCCCGCTCAACCGAAACGCCATCGCCAGCTTGAAGGCGAAGGGATAGACCTTGCGGGTCTCCGCACTGTCGCTCAGGCCGAAGACAGCGACATCCTCCTCCACCACCAGCACATCGAAGGCATTGCGGCGGGCGAAGCCATGGCGCGGCAGATGATAGGTCTGATCGCCCAGCCGATAGGTGTCGTCCACCAGACCGCCCACAATGGGGAACAGCAGCGGGGCATGGCCCGTCCAGAAGGCGGGATCGGCATCGGTCATATACTGGGCGCCGGAGGCGTCTTGCAGCGACCACAGTTCCGCGCCGAACGGATTGATCCGGGCCGTCAGAGCGCCCGAGGTGATCGAAATCAGGTCATCCATAAACCGTCCCCTTTGCGGCACCAGACTGGAGGCTGGCACCGCAAAGGGCAAGGTCGTAAACGCAAAACTTAATCACGACAGGCTGTTAGGCGCGCAACACAGCGTCCTGCTTGGCGGCGGCGGCCACCACCTTGTCGGCGATGGCCTTCAGATCGGCATCGGTGAAGCTCTTCTCGCCGGGCTGGAGGGTGATTTCGATGGCCAGACTCTTCTGTCCCTCGGGCACGCCCTGACCACGGAAGTCATCGAAGACGCGAGCGGCCACGATGGTCGCCTTGTCGGCCCCGCGCACCGCGCGCAGCACATCGCCCGCCGCGCGGCCCACCGGCACGAGGAAGGCGAAGTCGCGCTTCACCGCCTGAAGCGCGGGCGGTGCGTAGTTGACGCGGGCAAAACCGGCGGCGCCCTTCTTGGCGGGGATGGCGTCGAGATAGATCTCGGCCACCGCCACCGGCGCATCGATGTCGAAGGCCTTCAGCGTGGCGGGATGCAGCACGCCGAAACGCGCCAGCACATTCTTGGGCCCAAGGCGCAAGGTGGCCGACTGGCCGGGATGGAATTGAGGACCGGCCTCGCCCATCAGTTGCAGGCTGTCCACCGGGGCACCGGCCTGCGCCAGCAGCGCCACGGCTTCGGCCTTGGCGTCGAAAGCGTCGAAAGGCTGGGGTTTGCCGGTGGCCCAGCCGCGCGGGGTCTTTTCGCCCACCAGCACCACGGCGAGCGTCAGCTTTTCATCGCTGCGGCCATCGGCCCCGCGCAGATAACGCCGCCCGATCTCGAACAGGCGCAGGCCCGAAGCACCGCGCGCCAGATTGCGGCGAGCGGCAGACAGCAGCCCCGGCAGCAGCGAGGGGCGCATGGCCTTGAGATCCTCGCTGATCGGGTTGGACAGCACCCAGAGATCGCCAGAAGCGAAATGCTCGGCCTCGGGCACGGGCAGGAAGGACCAGGTGACGGCCTCGTTCAGACCGCGCGCGGCGGCGGCGCGGCGCACGCGGCGCTCCAGCTTCTGGGCCGGGGTGGCGGTGGGGCGGGCGACGCCATCGGCACGGGGGAGAGGCACGCTCTCCACCTTGTCGATGCCATGGATACGGACGACTTCCTCGACGATGTCGGGCGCGCCATCCACATCGGGGCGCCAGCCGGGCACGGTGACCGACCAGTCATCGGCAGCCACGAAGCCCAGAGCGGCCAGAATGCGCTTCTGCTCGTCGCCGGGGATGCTCACGCCGCCCAGCGTTTCGGCCAGCTTCGGATCATAGGCCACAACCTTGGGCGTGGCAGGCGCCTCGCCCGCGCGCACCACCTGCGAAGCCTCACCACCGCAGATCTCCAGCACCAGACCCGTCAGCAGATCGAGGCCGGTGTCGAGGAAGGCGGGATCGACGCCACGCTCGAAACGGCTGCGCGCATCCGAGGTGAGGTTCAGCTTGCGGCCCGTGGCGGCGATGCGCTCGGGGTTGAAATAGGCGATTTCCAGCAGGACGTCGGTGGTGTCGTCCGAGCAGCCCGAATGCTCGCCGCCCATGATGCCGGCGATGTCATGCACGCCAGCATCATCGGCGATCACCGTCATCCCGGCGTCGAGCGTGTATTCCTTGCCGTTGAGCGCCAGACAGACCTCACCCTCGACAGCGCGACGCGCCACCACCGGGCCGGAGAGCTTCGCCAGATCATAGGCATGCGCCGGGCGGCCATAGGTCAGCATCACCAGATTGGTGATGTCCACCAGCGCCGAGATCGGGCGCTGGCCAGCGCTCTTGAGGCGCTCCTGCAGCCAGTCCGGGCTGGGGCCGTTCTTCACGCCCTTGATGACGCGACCATAAAAGGCCGGGCAGGCTTCTGCGTCCTGCGTGGCGATTGCCACCGGGCAGGGATAGCTGCCAGCGATGCCGGGCGCGGCGATGGGCTTGAGCGTGCCCAGACCAACCGCCGCCAGATCGCGCGCAATGCCATAGACGCCCATGCAATCCGGGCGGTTGGGGGTGATGGCGATGTCGAACACCGGATCGGCGCCGTGGTACTCGGCGAAAGCGGTGCCCACGGGCGCGTCTTCGGGCAGTTCGATGATGCCGTCATGGCCCTCGCCCAGCTCCAGCTCGCGCATGGAACACATCATGCCGTTCGATTCGGTGCCGCGCACGGCGGCCACCTTCAGCACCATGCCATTGGCGGGCACGACAGCGCCGGGCAGGCCCAGCACGCCAACCAGACCGGCCCGCGCATTGGGCGCGCCGCAGACGACCTGCAGGGGGTCGCCCTCGCCGGTGTCGACAGTCAGCACCTGCAGCTTGTCGGCATTGGGATGCTGCGCGGCGGTGAGGATCTTCGCCACGCGGAAGCCCTTCAGCTTCTGCGCCGGGTCCTCGATACCCTCAACTTCCAGACCGACGGCGTTCAACCCATCGGAAATCTGCTGGACGCTGGCATCGGTGTCGAGATGGGCCTTGAGCCACGAGAGAGAGAATTTCATGTGGTCCAGCCCTTCTTATGCGTTCACACCGACGCCGCCCGACAGGGTCGGCACGTCCAGCGCGGAGAAGCCGTAATGGCTCAGCCAGCGCGCATCGCCATCGAAGAAGGCCCGCAAATCGTTCATCCCATATTTCAGCATGGCGAGGCGATCGACGCCCACGCCAAAGGCAAAGCCCTGCCATTCCGCCGGATCATAGCCGCCCGCGCGCAGCACATGGGCATTGACCATGCCGCTGCCCAGCAGTTCCATCCACGAATGGCCCTCTGCATCGCCGCTGCCGCCAACCACGCGGCGGCCATCCTGCCATGAATAGCCCGTATCGACCTCGACCGAGGGCTCGGTGAAGGGGAAGTAGCTGGGGCGCAGACGCAGCAAGATGTCCTCGCGCTCGAAGAAGGCCTTGAGCAGCGTTTCCAGAGTCCACTTCAGGTGACCCAGATGGATGTCCTTGCCGATCACCAGACCTTCGATCTGATGGAACATCGGCGTGTGGGTGGCATCGGAATCGCTGCGATAGACGCGGCCCGGCGCGATGATGCGCAGCGGCTGGTTGCCGCCCGCCGCCAGCATGGCGCGGATCTGCACTGGGCTGGTATGGGTGCGCAGCACCATCTCGCGGCCCTCTGCCGTCAGGTCGGGCAGATAGAAGGTGTCATGCATCGCGCGCGCCGGATGGCTCTCGGGCATGTTGAGCGCGGTGAAATTGTGCCAGTCGTCCTCGATCTCCGGCCCGCTGGCGACGGCGAAGCCCAGATCGGCGAAGATCTCGGCCAGCTCGTCCATCACCTGGCTGACGGGGTGGACGCTGCCCAATGGCGCCTCGGGCGCGGGCAGACTAAGGTCGATGGTCTCGGCGGCCAGCTTGCGCTCCAGCGCGGCGGCCTCCAGCTTGGCCTTGCCTTCGGCCAGCGCATCGGTAACGCTGCTGCGCAAAGCCTGAATCGCCACGCCCTGCGTCTGGCGTTCTTCCGGGCTCATCGCGCCCAGCGTCTTCATCAGGCCCGAGATCGAGCCTTGCTTGCCCAGAAACTCGACCCGCAGCGCCTCGAGAGCGTCGAGATCAGTCGCTGCGGCAATCTTGCCCAGCGCTTGCGTTCCAAGAGCATCCAAATCGATCATCAGCCTGTCCGGTATTGTGCGGGAGCGGAAAGCCCCCTGTTTCAGCCGGGCTCCTTAAGCCGCCCGGCCAGACAGCGCAATCCATTAGGGTCGGGCCTTTCCGCTTCAGCGTCCGCTGCCGCGCTGGCCATCGGGCGTATCGAGCGCCTGCATCGCCGCGCCCGCCAGCCGGGCGCGCTCGTTGACGATAGCGTCGAGGATCGGATGCTCCAGCTTGCCATATTGGCGCGGGGTCATGCCCATGAACTCGCGGAACTCGCGCACGAATTGCGCCTGGTCGTGGTAATGCCCGTCAAGCGCGCCGATCCACTTGAGCGAAGGGTCGAGCATGTACTGCGAGAGACTGCGGATAAACCGCTGGCGCCGCAGCAGCAACTTGGGCGAGAAGCCGAAGGCCCGCGCGCAGGCCCGCTCCACCGTGCGGTCGCTGGCACCGACCCGCTCGGCCAGTTGCGAGACGGTGGAAACGTCGGGATCGACCAGCGCGGTGTGCACCGCCATGATCCGCTCCTCATCGGCCAGAGACTCGCCCGCGCGGCTCAGGAAATGGGCGGAGATGCGAGCCAGCTCGCCCTCCACATCAGGCTCCGCCCCGAAGAGCGTGTCGGCCAGCGGGCGGAAGGCCGCGAAGGCCTCATGCTCCTGCCCATCGACCACCGCATCGGCCAGCGCATCGGCCGGAGCGGCGACGAACTTGGCCCAGCCCAGCGGCATCAGCCCGATGCCCCAGATACGGCACGTGCCGACCTCGAAGCGAAGCGCCCGGCCACTGGGACCGGTGGCCGCGAAATCGACCTTGTCGATCGCCTGACCAACATGATTTTCCGCCGACAGTCGCTCACCCGAATGGAAACGCAGATTGGCCCATTCCGGATGTAGGTAATCCACCGCGCGCCCACCTTCGGGCACGTCGATCTCGGCTAGGTAAAATGTCGTAAAATACCGACTCAGTTCAGCGGGGGGCCGAAAGAAACGAACTTGTACTTGGCAGGCGCGCGACATCCGAAAAACTCCTTGGTTTTTCTTATGACGCCTGCCGTGTCAGGATTTTCAACAAATTGCAACAAATTCAACAATAAGAAAAGGCGCCGATCCGGAGGGATCGACGCCTTTGATCTTTTTTGCCAGCGGAAGCTGCCAAAGCAGCCCCCTCTGCCCTGCAACTTACGCGGCGGGAAGAGCAGCCTTCGCCTGAGCGATGACGGCGGTGAACACGCCACCTTCGTTCATCGCCAGGTCGGCCATGGCCTTGCGGTCCAGCTCGATGCCAGCCAGCTTCACGCCATGGATGAACTGCGAATAGGTCAGGCCTTCAGCGCGGACAGCCGCGTTGATACGCGTGATCCACAGGGCGCGGAAGGTGCGCTTCTTGATCTTGCGATCGCGGTAAGCGTACTGACCGGCCTTTTCGACGGCCTGACGAGCGACGCGGATCGTATTCTTGCGGCGGCCGCGGTAACCCTTGGCCTGCTCCAGAATGTTCTTATGCTTGGCGCGGGTGGTAACACCCCTCTTGACACGTGCCATACTTCAGTACTCCTCAGTTCAGCCCGTAGGGCGCCCACTTCTTGATCACCTTCGCATCGGCGTCGGAGATCACTTCGGTGCCGCGGTTCTGGCGGATGTACTTGGCGTTATGGCTCATGAGGCGGTGACGCTTGCCAGCGACGCCGTGCTTCACCTTGCCGGTGGCGGTGAGCTTGAAGCGCTTTTTCACGCCGCTCTTGGTCTTGAGCTTGGGCATTTTCGACTCCTTGCGTTCGCAGCTCGGTCAGCTCGCCGTGGCAGCCCTTGATGGCCAGGCGGGCCGACGAATCTCCGTGAAGAGACTCATCCGAGCCGGTTGAAGCGCGGGCCCTTACGGACAAAGCGTCGACTTGGCAAGCGAAGGAGTCGGTTGCCTGCATTTTCAGCGCGGTGCCAGCCCTCTCCCCCGGCCCGGCTACCCTAACGGTGGTATCCTATGGGTGGCCGGGCCGGGGGAGAGGGCTGGCACCGCTAAAATCCGGCCCTTCCGCCGGATTTTCAAACAGACTCAAAACCCTACTCAGCTCACCGCAGTTTCTGCGAATGACATGCAAAAACCATTGCCAATGCGAACGCTTCGCATTAGAGAGGGCCCAACACCTGATCTGCGGGCCATGCCATGTATATCTGCATCTGCAATGCCATTCGTGAAAAAGACCTGCGCTGCGCCGCGCGTTGCCAGGGCGGCGACGCCGAAACGCTGTATGAAGCGATGGGCCATACCCCTCGCTGCTGCCAGTGCCTTCACGATGCCGATGTGATTGTGGCCAATGAAAGGGCGTCCGTCGCGGTCTGAGGGGCGGACCTTCCCCCTCATAACGCTCTGAGATTCCAGCAGGGTGGATCGCTCCGCCCTGTTTTGTCGTGCCCGCAGCTTGCCCTTATCGGTCAACAGGTTCATAGCCCGGTCAACCCACCGCACCGCATTCCTGTTGGAGACACACCATGAAGGGTGACGAAAAGGTCATCGAATATCTGAACAAGGCGCTCTACAACGAGCTGACCGCGATCAATCAGTATTGGCTGCATTATCGCCTGTTCGATCACTGGGGCATCCATAAGCTGGCCCAGTTCGAGCGCCACGAATCGATCGACGAGATGAAGCACGCCGACAAGCTCGCCGACCGCATCCTGTTCCTCGACGGCCTGCCCAACTTCCAGCACCTGGGCCGCCTGCGCGTGGGCGAGAACACCGAGGAAATCATCAAGGCCGACCTGGCGCTTGAGATGGACGCGATTCCCCTGCTGAAGGAAGCCATCGAATATTCGGAAAGCGTGCGCGACTTCATCAGCCGCGACCTGTTCCAGAAGATCCTCGAAAGCGAGGAAGAGCATGTCGACACGCTGGA from Novosphingobium sp. encodes:
- the pheS gene encoding phenylalanine--tRNA ligase subunit alpha, yielding MIDLDALGTQALGKIAAATDLDALEALRVEFLGKQGSISGLMKTLGAMSPEERQTQGVAIQALRSSVTDALAEGKAKLEAAALERKLAAETIDLSLPAPEAPLGSVHPVSQVMDELAEIFADLGFAVASGPEIEDDWHNFTALNMPESHPARAMHDTFYLPDLTAEGREMVLRTHTSPVQIRAMLAAGGNQPLRIIAPGRVYRSDSDATHTPMFHQIEGLVIGKDIHLGHLKWTLETLLKAFFEREDILLRLRPSYFPFTEPSVEVDTGYSWQDGRRVVGGSGDAEGHSWMELLGSGMVNAHVLRAGGYDPAEWQGFAFGVGVDRLAMLKYGMNDLRAFFDGDARWLSHYGFSALDVPTLSGGVGVNA
- the rplT gene encoding 50S ribosomal protein L20, whose translation is MARVKRGVTTRAKHKNILEQAKGYRGRRKNTIRVARQAVEKAGQYAYRDRKIKKRTFRALWITRINAAVRAEGLTYSQFIHGVKLAGIELDRKAMADLAMNEGGVFTAVIAQAKAALPAA
- a CDS encoding ferredoxin, with translation MYICICNAIREKDLRCAARCQGGDAETLYEAMGHTPRCCQCLHDADVIVANERASVAV
- the pheT gene encoding phenylalanine--tRNA ligase subunit beta, with translation MKFSLSWLKAHLDTDASVQQISDGLNAVGLEVEGIEDPAQKLKGFRVAKILTAAQHPNADKLQVLTVDTGEGDPLQVVCGAPNARAGLVGVLGLPGAVVPANGMVLKVAAVRGTESNGMMCSMRELELGEGHDGIIELPEDAPVGTAFAEYHGADPVFDIAITPNRPDCMGVYGIARDLAAVGLGTLKPIAAPGIAGSYPCPVAIATQDAEACPAFYGRVIKGVKNGPSPDWLQERLKSAGQRPISALVDITNLVMLTYGRPAHAYDLAKLSGPVVARRAVEGEVCLALNGKEYTLDAGMTVIADDAGVHDIAGIMGGEHSGCSDDTTDVLLEIAYFNPERIAATGRKLNLTSDARSRFERGVDPAFLDTGLDLLTGLVLEICGGEASQVVRAGEAPATPKVVAYDPKLAETLGGVSIPGDEQKRILAALGFVAADDWSVTVPGWRPDVDGAPDIVEEVVRIHGIDKVESVPLPRADGVARPTATPAQKLERRVRRAAAARGLNEAVTWSFLPVPEAEHFASGDLWVLSNPISEDLKAMRPSLLPGLLSAARRNLARGASGLRLFEIGRRYLRGADGRSDEKLTLAVVLVGEKTPRGWATGKPQPFDAFDAKAEAVALLAQAGAPVDSLQLMGEAGPQFHPGQSATLRLGPKNVLARFGVLHPATLKAFDIDAPVAVAEIYLDAIPAKKGAAGFARVNYAPPALQAVKRDFAFLVPVGRAAGDVLRAVRGADKATIVAARVFDDFRGQGVPEGQKSLAIEITLQPGEKSFTDADLKAIADKVVAAAAKQDAVLRA
- the rpmI gene encoding 50S ribosomal protein L35, with protein sequence MPKLKTKSGVKKRFKLTATGKVKHGVAGKRHRLMSHNAKYIRQNRGTEVISDADAKVIKKWAPYGLN
- a CDS encoding helix-turn-helix domain-containing protein, translating into MDYLHPEWANLRFHSGERLSAENHVGQAIDKVDFAATGPSGRALRFEVGTCRIWGIGLMPLGWAKFVAAPADALADAVVDGQEHEAFAAFRPLADTLFGAEPDVEGELARISAHFLSRAGESLADEERIMAVHTALVDPDVSTVSQLAERVGASDRTVERACARAFGFSPKLLLRRQRFIRSLSQYMLDPSLKWIGALDGHYHDQAQFVREFREFMGMTPRQYGKLEHPILDAIVNERARLAGAAMQALDTPDGQRGSGR
- a CDS encoding aldose 1-epimerase family protein; amino-acid sequence: MDDLISITSGALTARINPFGAELWSLQDASGAQYMTDADPAFWTGHAPLLFPIVGGLVDDTYRLGDQTYHLPRHGFARRNAFDVLVVEEDVAVFGLSDSAETRKVYPFAFKLAMAFRLSGQTLHMAATITNADDHPMPFSFGYHPAFAWPLPGGAAKDAHRIVFAKDEPEDIRRVDKALGQLLPEKQASPVKGRELALSPDLFEQDAVIWDHPHSHALSYGAEGGAWLDVSFPDTQALGLWQAPGAHFLCIEPWQGHADPLGFAGDFTQKPGVVTIEPGQSRTYRLDVTVRPA
- the bfr gene encoding bacterioferritin; translated protein: MKGDEKVIEYLNKALYNELTAINQYWLHYRLFDHWGIHKLAQFERHESIDEMKHADKLADRILFLDGLPNFQHLGRLRVGENTEEIIKADLALEMDAIPLLKEAIEYSESVRDFISRDLFQKILESEEEHVDTLETQLDMIANMGIQNYIQLNSEPAQES